A genomic window from Candidatus Woesearchaeota archaeon includes:
- a CDS encoding amino acid permease, translating into MAELRRSLGYFAIISLAVASIMGTGLFYGAGIAPQYAGNASILSWVVLSLFGLYIAACFGELTSMFPEAGGVYEFCKRAYGRFFSFIIGWVAWLVGNITTSLIVVAAVNLIMPSHPGTIIWKFFIAVGIIILLNYIAFLGSEASAATLVMLATVSFVVILAFLIPGFGHIDPANFQPFFEFGTGAIFVAVFFIAESFFGWESATFLSEETNNPEKVIPKSLIIGTLITAVAVILVNIVSLGAVPWRELAGADVPFLYVAGQIFNPLTAKLLAIGVFVTMINSAFGGAVTMPRLILALARDRLFLSQFSKIHKTRATPYKAIIFQTIVSLLILYMGFGSYFLLLSLLLPLGFIMYAFVLLAVPILRKKMPGMKRPFNAPFPIIGPIISVMFILYLVVKWIAYEPNAWSVLSLGVSLVFFGFPLYFLISLYYDPEMITEANDIVAYFTLFTERISLPGKVKKEILAILGSLKGKTVLEYGCSVGTLTLDLARAVGPDGRLYAVDLSRNDLKITQKRIEKLVWSSKERIHGRVTIIHDDQQVYRLHSGVSYSDVIVSVGMLGYIQDIEKMLREFYSILPPDGKICFVEYGDFFKLIPNVEWLSKNEVVSEVFRRAGFSVQVERKKGLFWNYIYVYGIKSHEAITLV; encoded by the coding sequence ATGGCAGAGCTACGAAGGTCCTTGGGCTACTTTGCAATAATAAGCCTTGCCGTGGCCTCAATCATGGGCACAGGCCTGTTTTATGGCGCTGGCATTGCCCCCCAATACGCAGGCAATGCCTCGATACTTTCATGGGTTGTTCTTTCGCTTTTTGGCCTTTACATCGCTGCATGTTTTGGGGAACTAACAAGCATGTTCCCTGAGGCAGGAGGGGTTTATGAATTTTGCAAGCGCGCATATGGCCGGTTTTTCTCCTTCATCATAGGCTGGGTCGCATGGCTTGTTGGCAACATCACAACCTCCCTTATCGTTGTGGCTGCCGTAAACCTCATCATGCCGTCACACCCGGGAACAATTATTTGGAAATTTTTTATTGCAGTTGGCATCATAATCCTCCTCAACTACATTGCATTCCTTGGCTCAGAGGCAAGTGCAGCAACGCTTGTCATGCTGGCGACAGTCTCCTTTGTTGTCATCCTCGCATTTTTAATTCCAGGCTTTGGCCACATTGACCCGGCAAATTTCCAGCCATTCTTTGAGTTTGGCACAGGGGCCATTTTTGTTGCGGTATTTTTCATAGCAGAAAGTTTTTTTGGCTGGGAATCGGCAACATTCTTGTCAGAAGAAACAAACAATCCGGAAAAAGTCATACCCAAGTCCCTCATAATAGGGACTCTCATCACAGCAGTGGCCGTTATCCTGGTAAACATCGTCAGCCTTGGAGCTGTTCCCTGGCGCGAATTGGCTGGTGCGGATGTGCCCTTCCTGTATGTCGCTGGCCAAATATTCAATCCACTCACCGCAAAGCTATTGGCCATTGGCGTCTTTGTCACAATGATTAACTCAGCATTTGGCGGCGCAGTTACAATGCCCCGCCTGATTCTTGCACTGGCAAGGGACCGGCTTTTCCTTTCCCAGTTTTCGAAAATCCACAAGACCAGGGCAACGCCGTATAAGGCCATAATATTCCAGACCATTGTTTCCCTCCTTATACTCTACATGGGGTTTGGCAGTTATTTTCTCCTGCTCAGCCTGCTTTTGCCATTGGGATTTATCATGTATGCGTTTGTGCTTTTGGCTGTGCCTATCCTGAGGAAAAAAATGCCGGGCATGAAACGGCCATTTAACGCGCCTTTTCCTATAATTGGGCCAATTATCAGCGTCATGTTCATCTTGTACCTGGTTGTCAAGTGGATTGCATATGAGCCGAATGCTTGGTCTGTCCTCTCGCTCGGGGTTTCCCTTGTCTTCTTTGGCTTTCCGCTTTATTTCCTCATATCGCTGTACTATGACCCTGAGATGATTACTGAAGCCAATGACATTGTTGCATATTTTACTCTCTTTACTGAGAGGATATCCCTGCCCGGCAAGGTAAAGAAGGAAATATTGGCAATCCTGGGCAGCCTTAAGGGAAAAACCGTGCTGGAATACGGCTGTAGCGTCGGCACCCTGACTTTGGACCTGGCCAGGGCAGTTGGCCCGGATGGCCGGCTGTATGCTGTAGACCTTTCAAGGAATGACTTGAAAATCACCCAGAAAAGGATTGAAAAGCTTGTTTGGAGCTCGAAGGAGAGGATACACGGCAGGGTCACGATAATCCATGATGACCAGCAGGTCTATCGCCTGCATTCAGGGGTTTCCTATTCAGATGTGATTGTTTCAGTGGGCATGCTCGGTTACATCCAGGACATAGAGAAAATGCTGCGCGAGTTTTATTCAATCCTCCCGCCAGATGGGAAAATCTGCTTTGTCGAATATGGCGATTTTTTTAAGCTGATCCCGAATGTGGAATGGCTGTCCAAGAATGAGGTTGTCTCAGAGGTTTTCCGGCGCGCAGGATTCTCTGTCCAGGTTGAAAGGAAGAAAGGCCTTTTCTGGAATTATATCTATGTCTATGGCATAAAGTCCCATGAAGCCATAACTTTAGTCTGA
- a CDS encoding cation:proton antiporter: MELLLILLIVLLLAHGFAEICRLLRLPRVVGQIMVGIILGTPFVSSWVLTNENMEIITSLADIGIILLFFFVGLEINLLEFEKNARESLKISLLNTSIPFILGIALSLSFGLPKVTALLIGVALSVSAQSISIDFLEEMKMLKSRVGQLIITAGTVDDLIELILVSVVLAMLHTAIGGTSIILLLGSILLFIVLVLIARAFLIPKALKYFEQSKNETSLFTGGLIITLIMAVFSEKLGLGSLIGALIGGVLVRQILVARGTKQGIVQTERMTSIMRTISFGFLVPIFFVWVGLNTNLSGIIDNLWFTLAITVIAFVGTIGGTVLGVLWSKGSRHEGYIVGWGVNPKGDVELVIASLALQKGIISSSIFSSIIFMAFVTTLVSPIVFRWLVKNYSTRESASTVSQVKALHAKKS; encoded by the coding sequence ATGGAGCTATTGCTGATTTTGCTGATTGTGCTGCTGCTGGCGCACGGCTTTGCTGAAATTTGCAGGCTGCTCAGGCTTCCAAGGGTCGTTGGCCAGATCATGGTTGGCATAATACTTGGCACGCCTTTTGTCAGCAGCTGGGTCTTGACAAATGAAAACATGGAGATTATCACCTCTCTTGCTGACATCGGGATTATCCTGCTGTTTTTCTTCGTCGGCCTGGAAATAAACCTGCTTGAATTCGAGAAAAATGCCAGGGAGTCGCTCAAAATCTCCCTGCTTAACACTTCTATACCATTTATTCTGGGAATTGCCCTCAGCCTCTCATTTGGGCTGCCAAAGGTCACTGCGCTCCTTATTGGCGTCGCGCTTTCTGTAAGCGCGCAATCCATCTCAATTGATTTCCTTGAGGAGATGAAAATGCTTAAGAGCAGGGTGGGGCAGCTGATAATAACCGCCGGGACTGTTGACGATCTCATTGAGCTTATCCTGGTAAGCGTTGTTTTGGCCATGCTGCACACTGCCATTGGCGGGACAAGCATAATCCTGCTTTTGGGCAGCATCCTCCTGTTCATTGTCCTTGTCCTGATTGCCAGGGCTTTTCTCATACCTAAGGCGCTTAAGTACTTTGAACAGTCAAAAAATGAAACATCCTTGTTCACGGGAGGGCTTATCATCACTCTGATCATGGCTGTGTTTTCAGAGAAATTGGGCCTCGGCTCATTGATTGGCGCTCTTATAGGGGGTGTCCTGGTCAGGCAAATACTGGTAGCCAGGGGCACAAAGCAGGGCATTGTCCAGACAGAGAGGATGACATCAATCATGCGCACCATCTCTTTCGGGTTCCTTGTCCCGATTTTCTTTGTCTGGGTGGGGCTTAACACAAACCTGTCGGGCATTATTGACAACCTGTGGTTCACGCTTGCCATCACAGTCATAGCATTTGTCGGGACAATCGGCGGGACTGTGCTTGGAGTCTTATGGAGCAAAGGAAGCAGGCATGAGGGCTATATAGTCGGCTGGGGCGTTAATCCCAAGGGTGATGTGGAGCTTGTGATTGCATCCCTTGCCCTGCAAAAAGGCATCATATCCTCCTCTATCTTCTCATCCATAATTTTCATGGCATTTGTCACAACATTGGTAAGCCCAATTGTATTCAGGTGGCTTGTAAAGAATTACAGCACCAGGGAATCAGCATCCACAGTTTCCCAGGTAAAGGCCCTGCATGCAAAAAAGTCGTAG
- a CDS encoding 30S ribosomal protein S7, whose amino-acid sequence MFNMESSALKAFGKWDTQGIEVVDIGLRPYITLEPKLAPKTGARYAGNKFHKSKVFIVERLVNKLMNSGHKSKKHYRSSGSFTGKAHTASKIVEGAFTLIEKKTKENPIRVLVKAIENAAPREEIISIEYGGARYPKAVEASPQRRIDVALRYMTQGAYSKAFNSKKKIITTLADEIIAAKNLSMMSAAIAKKQELERQADSSR is encoded by the coding sequence ATGTTTAACATGGAAAGCTCAGCATTGAAAGCTTTTGGAAAATGGGATACACAGGGAATTGAAGTTGTTGACATAGGCTTAAGGCCGTATATAACTCTTGAGCCAAAGCTCGCGCCAAAAACCGGCGCAAGATATGCAGGCAACAAGTTCCACAAGTCAAAGGTGTTCATTGTTGAAAGGCTTGTCAACAAGCTCATGAATTCCGGCCATAAGAGCAAGAAGCATTACAGGAGCTCAGGGAGCTTTACCGGCAAGGCCCACACCGCATCCAAAATTGTGGAAGGGGCATTTACGCTCATTGAGAAAAAAACCAAGGAGAACCCAATCAGGGTGCTGGTTAAGGCAATTGAGAATGCTGCTCCAAGAGAGGAGATAATTAGCATTGAATATGGTGGAGCAAGATATCCAAAAGCTGTCGAAGCGTCGCCGCAAAGAAGGATTGATGTTGCGCTTAGGTACATGACACAGGGAGCATATTCAAAGGCATTCAACTCCAAGAAAAAAATAATCACGACCCTTGCAGATGAAATCATTGCCGCCAAAAACCTGAGCATGATGTCTGCAGCAATAGCGAAAAAACAGGAGCTTGAAAGGCAGGCAGACTCAAGCAGGTAA
- a CDS encoding 30S ribosomal protein S12, with amino-acid sequence MANKANGLNTAKSLKKRRNVGRWHDKWFVKRVLDLKKKADPLEGASQAKGIVLEKVQLEAKQPNSAMRKCARIQLLKNGRQITAFLPGDGATKLVDEHDEVLVECIGGKMGKAKGDIGGVRWQVIKVNDQSLDALLKGIIEKARK; translated from the coding sequence ATGGCAAACAAAGCAAACGGATTAAACACTGCAAAAAGCCTCAAGAAAAGGCGCAATGTCGGCAGATGGCATGACAAGTGGTTTGTCAAGAGAGTCTTGGACCTCAAGAAAAAGGCTGATCCATTGGAGGGCGCAAGCCAGGCCAAGGGGATTGTCCTCGAAAAAGTCCAATTGGAAGCAAAGCAGCCTAACTCAGCCATGAGAAAGTGCGCCAGGATACAGCTTCTCAAGAATGGAAGGCAGATAACAGCATTCCTGCCCGGTGACGGAGCCACCAAGCTGGTCGACGAACATGATGAAGTTTTGGTGGAGTGCATTGGCGGAAAGATGGGCAAGGCTAAAGGGGATATTGGTGGCGTCAGGTGGCAGGTTATCAAAGTGAATGACCAAAGCCTGGATGCATTGCTAAAGGGAATAATTGAGAAAGCTAGAAAATAA
- a CDS encoding NusA-like transcription termination signal-binding factor has product MDRIKYDIKAMGFISIFEQTTGAKLKDCIIGDSVLTFIVQENEIARAIGKHGSNVKRLERMLKKKVRIVEFKPVLVDFIKSLIYPLQAQEISINEQNQIIIKGPDVHTKSMLIGRNASNLRATEAVVKRYFEIKEIRVI; this is encoded by the coding sequence TTGGACAGGATTAAATATGACATAAAAGCCATGGGCTTTATCTCGATATTCGAGCAAACAACAGGTGCCAAGCTGAAGGATTGCATTATCGGCGATAGTGTGCTGACGTTTATTGTGCAGGAAAATGAGATAGCAAGGGCAATTGGCAAACACGGGTCGAATGTCAAGAGGCTCGAGAGAATGCTTAAAAAAAAGGTTAGGATAGTGGAATTCAAGCCTGTGCTTGTTGATTTTATCAAAAGCCTCATATATCCATTGCAAGCCCAGGAAATAAGCATCAATGAGCAAAATCAGATTATAATAAAAGGGCCTGATGTCCATACCAAAAGCATGCTTATCGGCAGGAATGCCAGCAATTTGAGGGCAACAGAAGCTGTTGTCAAAAGATATTTTGAGATTAAGGAAATAAGGGTCATTTAG
- a CDS encoding ribosomal L7Ae/L30e/S12e/Gadd45 family protein, with protein sequence MAKSENSQNIVTEIRKNLETKRLAIGTDLAMRALRSGRLEKVYITTNCPQSVKDDFAHYSQIAGVTIVNLEMPNDELGTICKKPFSISVVGLLRV encoded by the coding sequence ATGGCAAAGAGCGAAAATTCACAAAACATTGTAACTGAAATAAGGAAGAATCTCGAAACCAAAAGGCTAGCAATAGGCACAGATTTGGCAATGAGGGCCTTGAGGAGCGGCAGGCTTGAAAAGGTTTACATCACAACCAACTGCCCGCAAAGCGTAAAGGATGACTTCGCGCATTACAGCCAGATAGCAGGCGTGACCATCGTGAACCTGGAAATGCCGAATGATGAATTGGGCACAATCTGCAAAAAGCCGTTTTCTATTTCTGTTGTTGGGCTCCTGAGGGTTTAA
- the rpoA2 gene encoding DNA-directed RNA polymerase subunit A'', producing MSLTKEQAEKLPAKIADELRESIKDLSETKTKKVIEATLNEYESAKIDPGESVGLVAAESIGEPGTQMTLNTFHFAGVSEMNVTMGLPRIIEILDARSTVSTPMMEIYLKKPYSQGKDIKKIAQTIKETKVADIVNEFIINIAELSLELVFNQEKISLLELSPATIGKAIEKALKGYTLKRSGENLIIRAKGKDENLNSVYLVKEKLRELHISGIKGITQVLPVKREEEFVIITAGSNLKDVMAIDIVDVSRTITNDIFEVAQVLGIEAARQAIVNEVYKVIESQGLNVDIRHIMLVADTMCVNGDIRGISRYGVVSDKSSVLARASFETPIKHIIEASMVGEVDNLDSVVENVMINQPVPVGTGMPKLVVKENKQEK from the coding sequence ATGAGCCTAACAAAGGAACAAGCGGAAAAACTTCCAGCCAAGATAGCTGATGAACTAAGAGAAAGCATCAAGGACCTTTCAGAGACAAAGACCAAAAAGGTTATTGAAGCCACACTGAATGAATATGAATCAGCTAAAATAGACCCGGGAGAGTCTGTTGGGCTTGTGGCTGCAGAGTCCATCGGGGAGCCAGGCACCCAGATGACGCTGAATACATTCCACTTCGCAGGCGTCTCAGAGATGAATGTCACAATGGGCCTGCCAAGAATAATTGAGATTCTGGATGCGCGCAGCACAGTTTCAACCCCCATGATGGAGATTTACCTCAAAAAGCCATATTCCCAGGGCAAGGACATCAAGAAAATTGCCCAGACCATCAAGGAGACCAAGGTTGCGGATATTGTGAATGAGTTTATTATTAATATTGCGGAGCTGAGCCTTGAGCTGGTCTTCAACCAGGAAAAAATTAGCCTGCTCGAGCTTTCACCTGCGACAATTGGCAAGGCCATTGAAAAAGCCCTGAAGGGTTACACCTTGAAAAGGTCAGGGGAAAATCTCATCATCAGGGCCAAGGGAAAGGATGAAAACCTGAATTCAGTCTACTTGGTCAAGGAAAAGCTCAGGGAACTGCACATCAGCGGCATAAAGGGGATTACACAGGTATTGCCAGTGAAAAGAGAGGAGGAGTTTGTCATCATCACTGCGGGCTCAAACCTCAAGGATGTGATGGCAATAGACATAGTTGATGTGTCAAGGACAATTACAAATGATATTTTTGAAGTTGCGCAGGTGCTTGGGATTGAAGCGGCAAGGCAGGCAATAGTGAATGAAGTCTACAAGGTCATTGAGAGCCAGGGACTGAATGTTGACATAAGGCATATTATGCTCGTTGCTGACACAATGTGCGTCAATGGCGACATCAGGGGCATCTCAAGATACGGCGTTGTGAGCGACAAGTCAAGCGTACTGGCAAGGGCAAGCTTCGAAACGCCAATCAAGCACATCATTGAAGCCAGCATGGTCGGGGAAGTCGACAACCTTGACTCTGTTGTGGAAAATGTCATGATAAACCAGCCAGTCCCGGTCGGGACAGGCATGCCAAAGTTAGTTGTCAAGGAAAATAAGCAGGAGAAGTAA
- a CDS encoding DNA-directed RNA polymerase subunit A', which produces MKDEDFSDEKPNPEEEKKRQEYIEEFEKYIFKNVKSLVFGVLSPKLLKKMASAKIVTPELYDKEGYPVDGGLMDIRLGVIDPGLRCKTCGSKLKECVGHFGYIELARPIIHVKFTSLVLNLLRSTCRDCGRILVPKNKLGRYLQSLNEIEAEKGMSARRDKIKEIIQSTKTSNKCPHCNARQQKITLEKPTTLIEGDKRVSPVEIRTRLEKIPDEDCWLFGINPEFMRPEWTVLTVLPIPPVTMRPSITLESGERSEDDLTHKMGDIVRINQRLFENINAGAPEIIIEDLWDLLQYHITTFFDNNIVQLPPARHRSGQPLKTLTERIKSKEGRIRHNLAGKRTNFSARTVISPDPNVDLNEVGVPKIIAMKLSVPETVTEWNMNYLKEFIRRGPAEYPGANYIVRPDGKKKKITDETKEQLLEEIQPGYVVERHVMNGDISIFNRQPSLHRMSMMCHRVRVLPHKTLRLNPAVCHPYNADFDGDEMNLHIPQTEEARAEAEILMEVQTQLISPRYGLSVMGCIQDAISGNYILTKTLEMPRNEAVDLLLSIGVSDASKLPKRTKVNGREIFSVLIPDDFNFIERGRKNVDANVVIKNGIMESGIIDKKNLGEGSGLLLRNLHKIYGADKTIQILGKIFRLGIKVLNKVGFTVGISDTDLPEEARNKIGEILNKAENDVKELIEAYHKGELDAFPGRTVSETLELKILELLNKARNESGSVVAQFANQTTSTMVMAKSGARGNLLNLAQMAACVGQQAMRGKRIERGYKNRTLSCFKKNDLSPDARGFVRQGFKSGLKPHEFFFMGITGRDSLMDTALRTPKSGYLYRRLANALQDLKVEYDSTVRDASGRIVQFSYGEDGIDVAKSEGGIINVQRIVDNT; this is translated from the coding sequence ATGAAGGATGAGGACTTTTCTGATGAGAAGCCCAATCCTGAAGAGGAAAAAAAGAGGCAGGAGTACATTGAGGAATTCGAAAAATACATTTTCAAGAATGTCAAAAGCCTTGTATTTGGCGTCCTGTCACCCAAGCTCCTGAAAAAAATGGCATCTGCCAAAATAGTCACACCTGAGCTTTATGACAAAGAGGGCTATCCTGTTGATGGAGGGCTAATGGATATCAGGCTGGGTGTCATTGACCCAGGATTGAGATGCAAGACCTGCGGCTCCAAGCTGAAGGAATGCGTTGGGCATTTTGGCTATATCGAGCTGGCCAGGCCAATCATCCATGTTAAATTCACTTCCCTGGTATTGAACCTGCTGAGGTCCACATGCAGGGACTGCGGAAGGATTCTTGTTCCCAAAAACAAGCTGGGGAGATATTTGCAGTCACTAAATGAGATTGAAGCAGAAAAAGGCATGAGCGCGAGGAGGGATAAGATAAAGGAGATAATCCAGTCGACAAAAACCTCGAACAAATGCCCGCACTGCAATGCAAGGCAGCAAAAGATTACCCTTGAAAAGCCAACAACGCTGATTGAAGGCGACAAGAGGGTCAGCCCGGTTGAAATCAGGACAAGGCTGGAGAAGATTCCGGATGAGGATTGCTGGCTATTCGGCATTAACCCTGAGTTTATGAGGCCTGAGTGGACTGTGCTGACTGTCCTGCCTATACCGCCAGTCACGATGAGGCCCAGCATCACGCTTGAAAGCGGTGAAAGGAGCGAGGACGACCTTACGCACAAGATGGGCGACATTGTCAGGATCAACCAAAGGCTGTTCGAAAACATCAATGCCGGTGCGCCGGAAATAATCATCGAAGACTTATGGGACTTGCTCCAGTACCACATCACAACATTTTTTGACAATAACATTGTGCAGCTCCCGCCTGCCAGGCACAGGAGCGGCCAGCCACTCAAGACACTTACAGAAAGGATAAAGAGCAAGGAAGGGAGGATCAGGCACAATCTCGCCGGAAAAAGAACCAACTTCTCAGCAAGGACTGTTATCAGCCCTGACCCCAATGTTGACCTGAATGAGGTCGGCGTGCCAAAAATTATTGCAATGAAGCTGTCAGTCCCTGAGACAGTAACTGAATGGAACATGAATTATCTCAAGGAATTCATCAGGAGAGGGCCAGCGGAATACCCCGGTGCGAACTACATTGTCAGGCCAGATGGAAAAAAGAAAAAGATAACCGATGAAACCAAGGAGCAATTACTGGAGGAAATCCAGCCTGGCTATGTCGTGGAAAGGCATGTCATGAACGGCGACATCTCAATCTTCAACAGGCAGCCAAGCCTGCACAGGATGTCCATGATGTGCCACAGGGTGAGGGTGCTGCCGCATAAGACATTGAGGCTCAACCCGGCTGTCTGCCACCCATACAACGCTGATTTTGACGGCGACGAAATGAACCTGCACATCCCGCAGACTGAGGAAGCAAGGGCAGAAGCTGAAATCCTGATGGAAGTCCAGACACAGCTTATCAGCCCGAGGTACGGATTGAGCGTCATGGGATGCATTCAGGACGCGATTTCCGGGAATTATATTCTCACCAAAACGCTGGAAATGCCAAGGAATGAGGCAGTTGACCTGCTCTTATCAATCGGAGTCAGCGATGCGTCAAAGCTTCCGAAGAGAACCAAGGTGAACGGAAGGGAAATCTTCAGCGTGCTTATCCCGGATGATTTTAACTTCATTGAAAGAGGGAGAAAAAATGTTGATGCCAATGTTGTCATCAAGAACGGCATTATGGAATCTGGCATAATCGACAAGAAGAACCTGGGCGAAGGCTCAGGGCTTTTGCTGAGAAATTTGCACAAGATTTATGGCGCAGACAAGACTATCCAGATTCTCGGCAAGATTTTCAGGCTCGGGATTAAGGTCCTGAACAAAGTGGGATTTACAGTCGGAATTTCAGACACGGACCTGCCGGAAGAAGCCAGGAACAAGATTGGGGAAATCCTGAATAAGGCTGAAAATGATGTCAAGGAGCTTATTGAGGCCTACCACAAAGGTGAGCTAGATGCTTTCCCTGGAAGGACTGTGAGCGAGACCCTGGAGCTGAAAATCCTTGAACTCCTCAACAAGGCAAGGAATGAGTCGGGCTCAGTAGTCGCGCAGTTTGCAAACCAGACAACATCCACTATGGTCATGGCAAAGAGCGGCGCAAGGGGCAACCTGCTGAATCTCGCCCAGATGGCTGCCTGCGTTGGGCAGCAGGCTATGAGGGGCAAGAGGATTGAAAGGGGCTACAAGAACAGAACGCTTTCATGCTTCAAGAAAAATGACCTGAGCCCGGATGCAAGGGGATTTGTCAGGCAGGGATTCAAGTCAGGCCTTAAGCCACATGAATTCTTTTTCATGGGGATAACAGGCAGGGACTCCTTAATGGACACTGCGCTGAGAACTCCAAAATCAGGTTACTTGTACAGGAGGCTGGCAAATGCACTGCAGGATTTGAAAGTGGAGTATGACAGCACTGTCAGGGATGCAAGCGGCCGAATCGTGCAGTTCAGTTATGGCGAAGACGGCATCGACGTTGCCAAAAGCGAAGGCGGAATAATCAATGTCCAGAGAATTGTGGACAATACTTGA